The following are encoded in a window of Gossypium raimondii isolate GPD5lz chromosome 13, ASM2569854v1, whole genome shotgun sequence genomic DNA:
- the LOC105782711 gene encoding protein SAWADEE HOMEODOMAIN HOMOLOG 2 isoform X4, which yields MEKLFMESRELLQSKEFFQKLARNFSSSSGRAGKPIVKWNEFRNSPIIPSPTFVSQVQNWFTTRQQESKVKVPSVTNTYKDESGLPQTCLLNDGDQSCQILKGLVSKVGEKVSDLSKLEFEAKSSTDGAWYDVDMFLSHRVTSSGETEVRVRFVGFGAEEDEWVNIKKAVRGRSIPFEHSECCKVMVGGLVLCLQERRDQSIYYDAHVLEIERKTHDIRGCRCLFFIRYDHDNSEETVRLRRLCRILG from the exons atggagaaattgtTCATGGAATCAAGAGAGCTGCTGCAGAGTAAAGAGTTTTTTCAAAAACTTGCAAGAAATTTTAG TTCATCCTCAGGTCGTGCTGGTAAGCCCATCGTTAAATGGAACGAG TTTAGGAACTCTCCTATTATCCCTAGTCCAACATTTGTTTCTCAGGTACAAAACTGGTTCACAACTAGGCAGCAAGAAAGCAAAGTGAAAGTTCCTTCAGTGACAAATACATACAAAGATGAGTCCGGACTCCCTCAAACTTGCCTTCTAAATGATGGAGATCAAAGTTGTCAGATTCTTAAAG GTTTGGTTTCAAAAGTGGGAGAAAAAGTTTCGGATCTATCAAAACTCGAATTTGAGGCAAAGTCCTCAACAGATGGAGCATG GtatgatgttgatatgtttctGTCTCACCGAGTTACCAGTTCCGGTGAAACT GAAGTTCGTGTTAGATTTGTCGGATTTGGAGCTGAGGAGGATGAATGGGTTAACATAAAAAAGGCAGTACGAGGACGATCCATCCCATTTGAACATTCCGAATGTTGTAAGGTGATGGTTGGAGGTCTTGTATTATGCTTGCAG GAGAGAAGAGACCAATCAATCTACTACGATGCTCATGTCTTGGAGATAGAACGGAAAACTCATGACATAAGAGGTTGCAGGTGTCTGTTTTTTATCCGATATGATCACGACAACTCTGAG GAGACAGTTCGCTTGAGGAGACTTTGTCGAATTCTAGGTTGA
- the LOC105782711 gene encoding protein SAWADEE HOMEODOMAIN HOMOLOG 2 isoform X1 has protein sequence MDRLRPRQRPVFSGFTKAEIEKMEKLFMESRELLQSKEFFQKLARNFSSSSGRAGKPIVKWNEFRNSPIIPSPTFVSQVQNWFTTRQQESKVKVPSVTNTYKDESGLPQTCLLNDGDQSCQILKGLVSKVGEKVSDLSKLEFEAKSSTDGAWYDVDMFLSHRVTSSGETEVRVRFVGFGAEEDEWVNIKKAVRGRSIPFEHSECCKVMVGGLVLCLQERRDQSIYYDAHVLEIERKTHDIRGCRCLFFIRYDHDNSEETVRLRRLCRILG, from the exons ATGGATCGTCTACGCCCAAGACAGAGGCCGGTCTTCTCTGGGTTTACAAAAGCTGAG ATtgaaaaaatggagaaattgtTCATGGAATCAAGAGAGCTGCTGCAGAGTAAAGAGTTTTTTCAAAAACTTGCAAGAAATTTTAG TTCATCCTCAGGTCGTGCTGGTAAGCCCATCGTTAAATGGAACGAG TTTAGGAACTCTCCTATTATCCCTAGTCCAACATTTGTTTCTCAGGTACAAAACTGGTTCACAACTAGGCAGCAAGAAAGCAAAGTGAAAGTTCCTTCAGTGACAAATACATACAAAGATGAGTCCGGACTCCCTCAAACTTGCCTTCTAAATGATGGAGATCAAAGTTGTCAGATTCTTAAAG GTTTGGTTTCAAAAGTGGGAGAAAAAGTTTCGGATCTATCAAAACTCGAATTTGAGGCAAAGTCCTCAACAGATGGAGCATG GtatgatgttgatatgtttctGTCTCACCGAGTTACCAGTTCCGGTGAAACT GAAGTTCGTGTTAGATTTGTCGGATTTGGAGCTGAGGAGGATGAATGGGTTAACATAAAAAAGGCAGTACGAGGACGATCCATCCCATTTGAACATTCCGAATGTTGTAAGGTGATGGTTGGAGGTCTTGTATTATGCTTGCAG GAGAGAAGAGACCAATCAATCTACTACGATGCTCATGTCTTGGAGATAGAACGGAAAACTCATGACATAAGAGGTTGCAGGTGTCTGTTTTTTATCCGATATGATCACGACAACTCTGAG GAGACAGTTCGCTTGAGGAGACTTTGTCGAATTCTAGGTTGA
- the LOC105782711 gene encoding protein SAWADEE HOMEODOMAIN HOMOLOG 2 isoform X3, with product MDRLRPRQRPVFSGFTKAEIEKMEKLFMESRELLQSKEFFQKLARNFSSSSGRAGKPIVKWNEVQNWFTTRQQESKVKVPSVTNTYKDESGLPQTCLLNDGDQSCQILKGLVSKVGEKVSDLSKLEFEAKSSTDGAWYDVDMFLSHRVTSSGETEVRVRFVGFGAEEDEWVNIKKAVRGRSIPFEHSECCKVMVGGLVLCLQERRDQSIYYDAHVLEIERKTHDIRGCRCLFFIRYDHDNSEETVRLRRLCRILG from the exons ATGGATCGTCTACGCCCAAGACAGAGGCCGGTCTTCTCTGGGTTTACAAAAGCTGAG ATtgaaaaaatggagaaattgtTCATGGAATCAAGAGAGCTGCTGCAGAGTAAAGAGTTTTTTCAAAAACTTGCAAGAAATTTTAG TTCATCCTCAGGTCGTGCTGGTAAGCCCATCGTTAAATGGAACGAG GTACAAAACTGGTTCACAACTAGGCAGCAAGAAAGCAAAGTGAAAGTTCCTTCAGTGACAAATACATACAAAGATGAGTCCGGACTCCCTCAAACTTGCCTTCTAAATGATGGAGATCAAAGTTGTCAGATTCTTAAAG GTTTGGTTTCAAAAGTGGGAGAAAAAGTTTCGGATCTATCAAAACTCGAATTTGAGGCAAAGTCCTCAACAGATGGAGCATG GtatgatgttgatatgtttctGTCTCACCGAGTTACCAGTTCCGGTGAAACT GAAGTTCGTGTTAGATTTGTCGGATTTGGAGCTGAGGAGGATGAATGGGTTAACATAAAAAAGGCAGTACGAGGACGATCCATCCCATTTGAACATTCCGAATGTTGTAAGGTGATGGTTGGAGGTCTTGTATTATGCTTGCAG GAGAGAAGAGACCAATCAATCTACTACGATGCTCATGTCTTGGAGATAGAACGGAAAACTCATGACATAAGAGGTTGCAGGTGTCTGTTTTTTATCCGATATGATCACGACAACTCTGAG GAGACAGTTCGCTTGAGGAGACTTTGTCGAATTCTAGGTTGA
- the LOC105782711 gene encoding protein SAWADEE HOMEODOMAIN HOMOLOG 2 isoform X2, translating to MDRLRPRQRPVFSGFTKAEIEKMEKLFMESRELLQSKEFFQKLARNFSSSSGRAGKPIVKWNEFRNSPIIPSPTFVSQVQNWFTTRQQESKVKVPSVTNTYKDESGLPQTCLLNDGDQSCQILKGLVSKVGEKVSDLSKLEFEAKSSTDGAWYDVDMFLSHRVTSSGETEVRVRFVGFGAEEDEWVNIKKAVRGRSIPFEHSECCKVMVGGLVLCLQERRDQSIYYDAHVLEIERKTHDIRGCRCLFFIRYDHDNSEFA from the exons ATGGATCGTCTACGCCCAAGACAGAGGCCGGTCTTCTCTGGGTTTACAAAAGCTGAG ATtgaaaaaatggagaaattgtTCATGGAATCAAGAGAGCTGCTGCAGAGTAAAGAGTTTTTTCAAAAACTTGCAAGAAATTTTAG TTCATCCTCAGGTCGTGCTGGTAAGCCCATCGTTAAATGGAACGAG TTTAGGAACTCTCCTATTATCCCTAGTCCAACATTTGTTTCTCAGGTACAAAACTGGTTCACAACTAGGCAGCAAGAAAGCAAAGTGAAAGTTCCTTCAGTGACAAATACATACAAAGATGAGTCCGGACTCCCTCAAACTTGCCTTCTAAATGATGGAGATCAAAGTTGTCAGATTCTTAAAG GTTTGGTTTCAAAAGTGGGAGAAAAAGTTTCGGATCTATCAAAACTCGAATTTGAGGCAAAGTCCTCAACAGATGGAGCATG GtatgatgttgatatgtttctGTCTCACCGAGTTACCAGTTCCGGTGAAACT GAAGTTCGTGTTAGATTTGTCGGATTTGGAGCTGAGGAGGATGAATGGGTTAACATAAAAAAGGCAGTACGAGGACGATCCATCCCATTTGAACATTCCGAATGTTGTAAGGTGATGGTTGGAGGTCTTGTATTATGCTTGCAG GAGAGAAGAGACCAATCAATCTACTACGATGCTCATGTCTTGGAGATAGAACGGAAAACTCATGACATAAGAGGTTGCAGGTGTCTGTTTTTTATCCGATATGATCACGACAACTCTGAG TTCGCTTGA
- the LOC105782003 gene encoding auxin-responsive protein IAA26, translated as MTRIASSPVVGWPSIRSCRKNLVINSLSKSKENGGKPENPFVKIKMEGIPIGRKVNLNAYGSYEELSFAIDKLFSCLLAAQRDTSATQNGNKIESSLARNGEYTLVYDDDEGDVP; from the exons ATGACCAGAATTGCAAGTTCCCCAGTTGTTGGTTGGCCTTCAATTAGGTCATGCAGGAAAAACCTTGTAATCAACAGCTTGTCAAAATCAAAGGAAAATGGAGGAAAACCAGAAAATCCCTTTGTAAAGATCAAAATGGAAGGGATCCCTATTGGAAGGAAAGTGAATCTCAATGCCTATGGTAGCTATGAAGAACTCTCATTTGCCATAGATAAACTATTCAGTTGTCTACTTGCAG CTCAAAGAGATACATCTGCAACTCAAAATGGAAACAAGATTGAGAGTTCATTAGCTAGAAATGGGGAATATACTTTAGTTTATGACGATGATGAAGGAGATGTTCCATGA
- the LOC105782451 gene encoding mitochondrial import inner membrane translocase subunit TIM17-2, with amino-acid sequence MGTPETSREPCPDRILDDLGGAFGMGAVGGAAFHFLKATNNSPSGSRLIGGTQAVRMNAPRVGGSFAVWGGLFSTFDCTMVYVRQKEDPWNSIIAGAATGGFLSMRQGLGAASRSALFGGVLLALIEGAGIMLNKFLSQPQMPIMIEEAAPNVAGMPGYPMGQLPNQAPALVDSSTQGSPESSSSWFGGVFGGGKKQEPAVGNGNKTEVLESFDAPAVPSFEYK; translated from the coding sequence ATGGGGACCCCAGAAACTTCTCGAGAGCCATGCCCTGATCGGATCCTCGATGATCTTGGTGGTGCTTTCGGTATGGGCGCTGTCGGAGGTGCTGCCTTCCATTTCTTGAAAGCCACAAACAACTCCCCTAGCGGTTCTAGGTTGATCGGAGGAACTCAAGCAGTGCGGATGAATGCCCCTCGTGTTGGTGGTAGTTTTGCTGTTTGGGGTGGCCTGTTTTCGACCTTTGATTGCACCATGGTATATGTTCGACAGAAAGAAGATCCGTGGAACTCGATTATAGCCGGTGCTGCCACCGGAGGGTTCCTTTCTATGCGTCAAGGACTTGGTGCTGCTTCAAGATCGGCATTGTTTGGTGGGGTATTGCTTGCTTTAATAGAAGGTGCCGGgatcatgttgaataaatttcTCAGTCAACCACAGATGCCAATTATGATCGAAGAAGCGGCACCGAATGTGGCCGGTATGCCTGGATATCCAATGGGGCAACTGCCGAACCAAGCCCCTGCATTGGTCGACAGTTCGACACAGGGTTCACCAGAGTCTTCCTCCTCATGGTTCGGTGGAGTTTTTGGTGGTGGAAAGAAGCAGGAACCGGCAGTGGGTAATGGAAATAAGACGGAGGTTTTGGAGAGCTTTGATGCTCCTGCGGTGCCATCATTTGAATACAAATGA
- the LOC105782450 gene encoding uncharacterized protein LOC105782450 — translation MARFHSRLLHFFTFFCTTFVICLSSSSIESDFWITDSDSEGLLFHQDYSPPAPPPPPPHAPSVSCTDDLGGVGSLDSTCKIVADLNLTRDVYIAGKGNFYILPGVRFHCPILGCSITLNISGNFSLGENSTIVAGTFELAAYNASFFNGSAVNTTGWAGDPPPQTSGTPQGVEGAGGGHGGRGASCLVEEGKLPEDVWGGDAYSWSSLQNPSSYGSKGGSTSKEVDYGGGGGGRVRMDIKEFLDVNGSLLAEGGDGGSKGGGGSGGSVYIKAHKMTGGGRISASGGNGFAGGGGGRVAVDVFSRHDEPTIYVHGGISRGCSKNAGAAGTLYDAVPRSLNVNNYNLSTDTETLLLEFPYQPLWTNVYIRNCARASVPLLWSRVQVQGQISLLCGGVLSFGLAHYATSEFELLAEELLMSDSIIKVYGALRMTVKIFLMWNSKMLIDGGEDSTVATSWLEASNLVVLKESSVIQSNANLGVHGQGLLNLSGSGDKIQAQRLVLSLFYSIHVGPGSVLRGPLEDASSYAITPKLYCELQDCPIELLHPPEDCNVNSSLSFTLQICRVEDITVEGLIKGSVVHFHRARTISVQSSGIISASGMGCIGGVGKGNFLDNGIGSGGGHGGKGGLGCYNSSCVGGGNSYGNSKLPCELGSGSGNESSADSIAGGGIIVMGSVEHPLSSLSVEGSVRADGEGFAETVWQYENFLSNVSSIAPGGGSGGTVLLFLHTMTLGESAILSSVGGYGSPKGGGGGGGGRIHFHWSNIPTGDVYQPIARVKGSIYARGGLGRDESGSGENGTVTGKACPKGLYGTFCVECPVGTYKNVSGSDSSLCQPCPAWELPHRAIYIAVRGGIAETPCPYKCISDRYHMPNCYTALEELIYTFGGPWLFCLLLVGLLILLALVLSVARMKFVGVDELPGPAPTQHGSQIDHSFPFLESLNEVLETNRVEESQSHVHRMYFMGPNTFSEPWHLPHTPPEEIKEIVYEGAYNMFVDEINAIAAYQWWEGAIYTILSILAYPLAWSWQQWRRRMRLQRLREFVRSEYDHACLRSCRSRALYEGLKVSATSDLMLAYMDFFLGGDEKRTDLPPRLPQRFPMVIIFGGDGSYMAPFSLQNDNILTSLMSQLVPPTTWYRLVAGLNAQLRLVRRGQLRVTFRPVLRWLETHANPALRIYGVFIGLAWFQAAPNGYHQYGLLVSSVEEESEPVSSGNTDGGVQTALLSSVRTTYMQNQSGHLGEDVLLTEGHESSDGFARRRRSYGSLIDTNNLQMLEEKRDMFYLLSFIVHNTKPVGHQDLVGLVISMLLLGDFSLVLLTFLLLYSISLLDVFLVLFILPLGVLLPFPAGINALFSHGPRRSAGLARFYALWNITSLVNVGVAFLCGYIHYKSQSSSSKQIPNLQPWNINMDESEWWIFPAGLVLCKLFQSQLINWHVANLEIQDRSLYSNDFDLFWQS, via the exons ATGGCTCGTTTTCATTCTCGGTTGCTTcatttcttcaccttcttctgCACCACCTTCGTCATCTGTCTTTCGTCTTCTAGCATCGAATCGGATTTTTGGATAACCGATTCGGATTCGGAAGGTCTTTTGTTCCACCAAGACTACTCTCCTCCAGCACCTCCTCCACCGCCTCCTCACGCACCGTCAGTGTCTTGTACTGACGATCTCGGTGGGGTAGGTTCTCTCGATTCCACGTGTAAGATTGTGGCCGATTTGAACCTCACTCGTGATGTTTACATAGCGGGAAAGGGTAATTTTTACATACTCCCCGGAGTTCGATTCCATTGCCCCATTTTGGGCTGTTCCATAACCCTAAACATCAGCGGGAACTTTTCCTTAGGCGAAAATTCAACTATAGTTGCTGGTACTTTCGAGCTCGCGGCTTATAACGCTAGTTTTTTCAATGGCTCGGCCGTGAACACTACGGGATGGGCAGGGGACCCGCCGCCGCAGACGAGTGGGACACCTCAGGGTGTAGAGGGAGCGGGCGGAGGTCATGGGGGCCGAGGTGCGAGTTGTTTAGTGGAGGAAGGGAAGCTGCCGGAGGATGTATGGGGTGGAGATGCTTATTCGTGGTCATCATTGCAGAACCCTTCGAGTTATGGTAGTAAGGGAGGGTCGACGAGTAAGGAAGTGGATTACGGAGGAGGAGGTGGTGGCCGGGTAAGAATGGATATTAAAGAGTTTCTGGATGTGAATGGGAGCTTGTTGGCTGAGGGGGGTGATGGAGGGAGTAAAGGAGGTGGTGGTTCAGGTGGTTCCGTCTATATCAAAGCTCATAAAAT GACTGGAGGTGGCAGGATAAGTGCTAGCGGAGGTAATGGTTTTGCTGGTGGAGGTGGTGGAAGAGTTGCGGTTGATGTTTTCAGCAGGCATGATGAACCAACAATATATGTGCATG GAGGAATTAGCCGTGGCTGCTCTAAGAATGCTGGTGCTGCTGGAACCCTTTATGATGCTGTGCCTCGAAGTCTTAATGTTAACAATTATAATTTGTCAACAGATACAGAAACGCTTCTTCTAGAGTTTCCTTATCAGCCACTTTGGACTAATGTCTATATTCGAAATTGTGCCAGGGCCAGTGTTCCATTGCTTTGGAGTCGTGTTCAG GTGCAAGGACAGATAAGTCTTCTATGTGGGGGGGTTCTGAGCTTTGGGCTAGCACATTATGCAACTTCAGAGTTTGAACTATTGGCAGAAGAACTGTTAATGAGTGATTCTATAATCAAG GTCTATGGGGCTTTACGCATGACTGTGAAAATATTCTTGATGTGGAATTCGAAAATGCTAATAGATGGTGGTGAAGATTCAACTGTTGCAACTTCATGGCTCGAGGCTAGTAATTTAGTCGTTCTCAAG GAATCATCAGTTATACAATCAAATGCAAACCTGGGAGTACATGGACAAGGTTTATTGAATTTATCTGGATCAGGAGATAAAATTCAGGCACAACGTTTGGTCCTATCACTATTTTACAGTATTCAC GTTGGACCTGGATCTGTTTTACGTGGTCCCCTAGAGGATGCATCATCTTATGCTAT TACACCAAAGCTTTATTGTGAGCTCCAAGATTGCCCCATTGAACTACTTCATCCACCTGAAGATTGCAATGTGAATTCATCTCTGTCTTTTACTCTCCAG ATATGCCGAGTTGAGGACATCACTGTCGAAGGTCTTATTAAGGGGTCTGTTGTTCATTTCCATCGGGCTAGAACGATATCTGTGCAGTCTTCTGGAATAATTAGTGCTTCTGGGATGG GATGCATAGGTGGTGTTGGCAAAGGGAACTTTTTAGACAATGGTATTGGCAGTGGTGGTGGCCATGGTGGTAAAGGAGGCCTTGGATGTTATAATAGTAGTTGTGTTGGGGGTGGTAATTCATATGGAAATTCCAAGTTGCCCTGTGAACTTGGTAGTGGAAGTGGAAATGAGAGCTCAGCTGATTCAATTGCAGGCGGTGGTATTATAG TGATGGGTTCTGTGGAGCATCCATTATCAAGTTTGTCTGTTGAGGGTTCTGTGAGGGCTGATGGAGAAGGTTTTGCAGAAACTGTCTGGCAATATGAGAATTTTCTTTCCAATGTTTCAAGCATAGCTCCGGGGGGTGGCTCTGGTGGTACTGTGCTTCTGTTTCTACATACGATGACTCTTGGTGAATCTGCCATTCTTTCAAGTGTAGGAGGATATGGTAGTCCCAAAGGGGGTGGTGGTGGAGGAGGTGGAAGGATTCATTTTCATTGGTCAAACATTCCCACTGGAGATGTGTACCAGCCTATTGCTAGAGTGAAGGGAAGCATCTATGCTAG GGGAGGATTAGGTAGAGATGAGAGTGGTTCTGGAGAAAATGGAACAGTGACTGGTAAAGCTTGTCCAAAAGGGCTGTATGGGACATTTTGTGTG gaATGTCCTGTTGGTACTTACAAGAATGTTAGTGGATCTGATAGTTCCCTCTGTCAACCTTGCCCTGCTTGGGAGCTTCCCCATCGTGCCATTTATATTGCTGTTCGAG GTGGTATTGCTGAAACCCCTTGTCCTTACAAATGCATCTCAGACAGATATCACATGCCAAACTGTTACACAGCACTTGAAGAGTTAATATACACATTTGGGGGACCATGGTTATTTTGTCTTCTTCTTGTGGGTCTTCTCATCCTCTTAGCACTAGTGCTAAGCGTTGCACGAATGAAATTTGTTGGAGTTGATGAATTACCAGGCCCAGCTCCCACTCAGCATGGCTCTCAAATAGATCATTCTTTTCCATTTCTGGAGTCATTAAATGAG GTATTGGAAACGAACAGAGTTGAGGAATCACAGAGTCATGTGCACAGAATGTATTTTATGGGTCCTAATACTTTCAGTGAACCTTGGCATCTGCCCCACACGCCTCcagaagaaataaaagagattgT ATATGAGGGTGCATACAACATGTTTGTGGATGAGATTAATGCAATAGCTGCTTACCAGTGGTGGGAAGGTGCAATTTACACAATTCTTTCTATTCTTGCATATCCCCTTGCTTGGTCATGGCAGCAATGGCGGCGAAGAATGAGATTGCAACGGTTACGTGAGTTCGTGCGATCGGAGTATGACCATGCTTGCTTACGTTCTTGCCGTTCACGGGCTCTCTATGAGGGGCTTAAG GTATCTGCAACTTCTGATTTAATGCTTGCTTATATGGACTTCTTCCTTGGTGGAGATGAAAAGAGAACAGACCTTCCTCCTCGCCTCCCACAAAGGTTTCCTATGGTTATAATTTTTGGAGGTGACGGAAGTTATATGGCACCATTTTCCCTTCAAAATGATAACATTCTTACCAGTCTTATGAGTCAG TTAGTGCCCCCCACTACTTGGTATCGACTGGTGGCTGGTTTGAATGCACAATTACGCTTGGTTCGTCGTGGACAGCTGAGAGTAACATTTCGACCTGTCCTGCGATGGCTTGAAACCCATGCTAATCCTGCTTTGAGAATCTATGGCGTATTCATTGGTCTTGCCTGGTTTCAGGCTGCACCTAACGGTTATCACCAGTATGGACTTTTGGTGTCTTCTGTTGAAGAGGAAAGCGAACCTGTATCCTCGGGAAATACCGATGGAGGAGTCCAAACTGCACTACTTTCAAG CGTGAGGACCACATACATGCAAAATCAATCTGGTCACCTAGGAGAAGATGTGCTTTTAACCGAAGGTCACGAAAGCAGTGATGGTTTTGCTAGGCGGAGGAGGAGTTATGGAAGTCTTATAGATACTAACAACTTACAAATGCTTGAAGAGAAGAGAGATATGTTTTATCTTCTCTCTTTCATAGTCCACAATACTAAACCCGTTGGTCACCAG GATCTTGTTGGCTTGGTCATATCAATGCTACTTTTAGGAGATTTTAGCTTAGTGTTACTCACGTTCCTTCTGTTGTATTCAATATCATTGTTGGATGTCTTTCTGGTGTTATTTATTTTACCTCTTGGCgttcttcttccttttcctGCTGGCATAAATGCTTTATTCAGTCATGGACCAAGGCGTTCTGCAGGTCTCGCACGTTTCTATGCTTTGTGGAACATAACATCCTTGGTTAATGTC GGTGTTGCATTTCTTTGTGGGTATATTCACTATAAGAGTCAGTCATCATCTAGTAAACAGATCCCCAACCTTCAACCATGGAATATTAACAT GGATGAAAGTGAATGGTGGATTTTTCCTGCTGGACTGGTTTTGTGTAAGCTTTTCCAATCACAACTCATAAACTGGCATGTTGCGAATCTAGAGATTCAAGACCGTTCATTGTATAGTAATGATTTTGACCTATTTTGGCAGTCATGA